GggctataaataatattaagctGAAAGCAGACCGCCGTTCTTCCACATCACTATTACTTAGCGTGCCATGCGTAGGTATACATTTTGATCTGCTTTGAGCACTATGTGCCCTTTTAGTAGTTTATAAAAAGTTATACTTAATAATAGCCCCTTGTAACATTACTCATTAGAGTGTAACTGAGTTAAAATGTcaatgagtgactttccaggctgcgttcctgagttaattataatatatcatctatattatcgtgtcaagatttaacgtgatattaattacttacctattaaattattgcatgagcaataaggccgcctgttgtgcatttctgtatatgttgtccttatctctgtattttgtgtccattgtgctcaataaagtattttatctatctatctattttctcattacccgggtacataattattcaaaaatacaaaacccattatgggtttgtaccatttgtatttttaatttttacattacaatataaaaataatagttgcgtgatatttggatcacattatgtatagaatgtgtttgttttttttgctacctatacctatagtatacccaaaaaaaaataataagggtATACCCTCTttattctgatcagaataataatgggtgaaagatgtaattgtacctgggtgtaataaaaagggtaataattattaatttattatatatttattaattataatttttacccaaaaacaaagatacaagatgcatatgtctgttgtccatgaaattagaagtttaacgAAGGAAATctttatagcgccatctatattgtttttggggaacgtaacctggaaacgAAGAATCATTAAACATAGAAGTAATAATAGTATCAAATTTTAGGTTAATTTGATTAaaagggcctctacgtgttggctttggctccaaaagtccgggactccatagttcTAAGATATGGAAAAAAcattagtaataataaaacatatctTTATGTATTTATCTTAACAAATGCTAATTAAACGCCTACTGCAGCGCCGCGCTGCTCTGCGTTACTTGGACAGCTGTATACCAGTTatttaaaaagataattataataagtatactgATTTTAAgagatttataatttataataaatctggAAATCAATTAAAGGGGacaaaactttaaagacgtAGGTTTTCAAACGACTTGTTTACTCTAATGTATAAAGTCAAtcgaattattttatgttagctCCATGGAAGTAGCTTGTACTTGTACTTACTTAACGGATTACTTATTACTTTCATGAATTTCTCAGAATCCCTTTGCTGACTATAATTATTTTGCGTATTAGAATGGTACGTAGAACAGTTGTCAGAATAGTACCTACTTCAATTTTGCCCGATGTCTATTTCGCGCTAGGGTGGGTGTCTCTATCTTAGTACCGCGTTCCATGCTAAAGCGCAAATACTTCAGAATACTTATTATCAAAtcagtattttttgttattacgGATATAGTTTACGAATTAAAGCGTTTATTTACTAAGGGTAAATGGGTTAACGTGCTATGTACGAGCATGGAGagtatataaattattaggCACTTAAAAGTCAAATGTCCAGTCGTAGAGGAACAAGATATGTAACACTTGTCATTgtgttgtatgtacctatgttatatgTCGTTTTCAGGACCACCCGTGGAAGTGGGGGTTACCATGTACGTGCTCTCCATCAGCTCTCTGTCTGAAGTCAAAATGGTATCTTTTCAAAGCAATGTTAACGACACAGCGCATACATAGCAAGATTTTTGTCCCTTAGTGTATTCACCAGCATTAATACCGATCATCGTAGCACCCGTGTCCACGGTTCGATCGCATCTTAGTGGGTAGGCGTGTAGCGATGCGACATAAATCGCGGCTTGCCGCACACGCTGTCGCATCGCGTGGTAGTCGTGTGGATCGCGCGGATGCCGCTGGGCTGGTGCCGCGCCGCCGGCGAACGGTCTGCGTTACAAGGTCCCGTAGTTTCGCGTCCGGGACTATCCGAACCGCCCGCCATCCGCACGTACCCCGCGCCTCTCGCTTCCCCCGTTCTGTTCGCCCACCGGGGCGATGGGGCACGTCACCGTCCTCTGGTTTGGTTTTCACAGCGCGAGGCGCGCGCGCGACTCACGATTGGGCTTGATTGCAGGTCCGCCAGTGGAGGTGGGCGTCACCATGTATGTGCTCTCTATCAGCTCCGTCTCCGAAGTGCTTATGGTACTCGCCCCTGTCAGATCACGCTTGTCTCGGTCGCTCCGGTCGCGCGCTTTGTCCGCTGCGACCGAGCAGCCCCAGACACGAGGCTGCGAGCATGTTCGCGTTTTGGTGGAGCAAATCGTCCTATGTCCGCCCACTTGCTTTCTTATTATGTGTCCCCTGTCTTTTTATCTAATACTTAAGTTATTGTGTTGTTAATTTTATCTAAAGACATCATAATAAGAAAAGCAATCCGTTATAACCTTGAAAATTTACCCAGTTGTGTGTCTGGCAGTACTCGTAATTCCAAAGTTGCTGCTATATGGAAATCAAGTGATGACATCTGTTTTTTTCGTAGCGATCTTTTTGAGACAACAGAATGTACATTTAATTACTACACAgataaataataactaataagcAGCCacaataatgtaaaatattcGTTATCGTTTCGTATGAGCGCCAACACAAATGCGTTACGGTGCCGCAGCCCAAAAGTTACCCCGCATGACCTGTGTCACGGTGATGCGCTACAACAatcatacaaaatataattatgtacttaaatacaCTTAATTGTGTATTAAATCGTTAAATAGATTGACACATTTAGTATAACTAGTGGACCTAAGGCGACTTAGTACTTCCAACCTAAGTAAATAATGACGTTTAAAATTGATATTGTagttggcagccctcagacgcgcgtgtacgataacttacaaagttttttgtatgaagtgtccgggtgttcAAATTAGCTTTAAAATGCTCGAAAGAATTCTATGTTTATCGCTTAAACTATAGAATTATGACGTAAGGCTTAAACCGACCTTGTCTGATTTGTGTTGGGTCTATACTTCCCTATCGACATTTATCTAAGTTTACTCTTTTTATaggtttttctatttattaatagAACAATCCACactgttttataaataagtgcATTTTTGAAAGATAGCACATCTTTTTTCTTATGCGATAAAACAAAGCTTATATCAGAGTGATAAAATAATATGGTTTTTTGTTTCAAATTAGCAAATCTCTTTTCGTGTAAACCGATTGCCATAAAACGATTTCACGCTTCAGTGAAGGGTCTACTTGATACATTAGTGAAAACTCCATCAAAATTCGTTCAGTAATAGATTTTATTCCATTGTTgagaaacaaaaattaaaagctGTATATGCTGCTTATTTGGAGCGTCAAAGGACCCTTTTTAAATATCTTCAACACACGGTAATGACCCATGTAGAGTCTTATAATAGCATAGATAGagagataggtacctatatgtctAACATTTAACAGTAACATTTCAAATCCATTGATTTTTGTAACTTCAACTAATAATCATTTTACGTTTTGAGGCCGCGGAGGTCGGCGTTGCTCTATGGTTCTGAGGTCATGCACGGaatggaaattatatttttttataaaatactaatgtcACAGTTTTACAAAAACGGTGGTTACCAAACCGGTGATATTACATCACTGCGCCGCCGTAGTTAAGTAGCTGCGCTGCGACACCGCAACACATGGAATGTTCTGGATCTCtatagttaataataaataatacttacaaagatATTATGTAACCATtcattttattcataatataaataatacacgATCATTGTACCGCGGTATTTTTTACTACATTTCAATTAATTGTTAATAATATCGTATTTCATAAAGTGCACCTAGACACATTACCAGATAATAATGAAAAAGCTTTATACGTTTGTTGTAATGTAATTAAGCTCTGTGGAAAGGGTGTAATTATAATGATGGTGAGATATATACTTCAGTCATTGGattgaataacttttttgtacttatttggTATTTCTcagatgttttaaaataacggATTACTTTTTTAACTCATTGAGAACTATTGCCCACAGTTATAGAATAAAAGTTATTCGTCGTGACATTAAAaaccttactttttcggaattTTATACCCTTTCCATTGTATACAATATTGAGATGTTTACTAACAGACCATCAtcacttatttattctatgtGTTTAAGTGAATGCTCGAGCTAtggacgtcacatagcctaaaACTTGATGTCACAATGTTGTTTAAAGTAATTTATCTTATGCTCTATGGATTTGCGACGACTGTACTATTCTTATCGTGACTCATTTTGTAGTTTGTTGTGTTTGTACGTATATGTGTATCTAATCAAATATTGCCAATAATCGTTAACTTTCTCCGCTCTCCGGTCTCTTGGAACACCGATGACATTGGAttcttcttgagtaattattaattataatgattTTGTTGTATGCCCTCTGCTGCTGTCGCATGGCTCGAGTCGAACATCGGTATTCCAACGCGTGATGCTGGGTGAGCTTGCTAGGCGTATGTTTGGGTGAAGGACCCCGAAGTGGAAACCAAATCAAGGTTGGGAAGGTCACAATGAGACGTGACCCATAGCCCAGGGGGCGAAGGTTGTCTAATTTACAAGACGCAAACCCGCGATTCGAGCTCATTAATGAACGTTAATTTGTTCCACAAACATGGTCCTAACTTTATTCGTGGCAACTTGCACACGTGTTAGCTTCAATTAAGAGAGGATTGCCTTTATCGAGCCGTGGGTGCCCACCTGCGCCGCCACCCACTCACCTCGCCCTTTCCTACCACTTAGAGCACCTACCTCCTATCATTCTTAGACCTCACCTGTGTTCTGTAGGCTTCATGTCACCATACACTCTGTGcacatttgtttatttgtttcaagCTTACCGCTCAATTTGTCTATTGAATGTAGTACCCTACAGTGTATACGTATCAATCTGAAGTTACAAGAACCAACCTTCggatttattattgtattaaaaaCTGACGTACTTCTTCGCCTTTTCACAACTGTCGCAATACCTACTGACAATTGTGTAAAATGAATTTGTTTAAAACAAAGCATGCAGATGTTAGATGTTTGTGTTATAGTATCAGTATTTAATCAACTCCATAGTTTTCATAAGtgttaaataggtacatttttgcaTCAACttcgaaaaaaaataagatggttGACACCAGTAAACATATGtcctgtttacaaataatagtcgtatttttttattaagtcgtAACTGATTTATAAACAGCCTCTACATCAGGATCTATGTTTATAGTAGTTTTGATTGTCTGACAAAAAACTAAATGCAAAATGATAGGTTTCATTATTTCACCTTTTCTAATTATTGTAGAGTCACTCTGACTGTCAAAAATTTCAATtggatttttattttcttcaggaCTTCACGTTGGATTTTTACTTCAGACAGTTTTGGACGGATCCTCGGTTAGCGTATAAAAAGAGACCCGGAGTTGAAACCTTATCAGTTGGTTCtgaatttataaagaacatatGGGTGCCTGATACATTCTTTGTAAATGAAAAACAATCGTATTTCCACATAGCAACCACTAGCAACGAATTCATACGTATTCACTATTCAGGCTCAATTACTAGGAGTATCAGGTACAgtgcaaacctatttttatttataaattattttattactttccaGAAGCTATCAAAACGGCcggttatttatattaattcatGAACTATGCATGTGACATATTTCAGATTAACAATCACCGCGTCGTGTCCTATGAATCTTCAGTATTTCCCGATGGATCGCCAATTATGTCATATAGAGATAGAGAGTTGTAAGTATCTTGACTGTGACTTTTGTAACACCTTTAATGGAAAAATGGTTTGTGGTGTGATTAAGTACCTAACTGAcactataatataaaatatgtattatgtTCAAAAGCAGTATTTTACCTATGCTATATCAAATATGTGTCGTCTGCAGTATATATTTTGTACAAAGTACTTAACATAGCACGCTTTTTATCGTGCATTGTTTAATAATCGTAAAGCTATATATTATATGGTTTTAGTCAATTAAATATCTTGACAAACATGCGAGGCAAACAAATTGATTCCCTTCCGATGATAGAAAAATAAACCAACTGTTCTGTATTTTGAAACTATTCGTGTGTATCGTCTCACCTAAAGCAATCATTAATTTGATTCTTAACCACAATGCAAATTTATCACTAGGCTTACCGATATTGTGTTGTGACCACTTTCTTGTATCACAGATGCTACTCAGGGATACCCTGTGAGCACAAGCGTACAATTTAATCGTCGACACGTGCTGTGATTTCCCTCGTGTTCTCATAAATTGGAACGTCTCCTTCTCGCATACAGCACCCGCAGAAGGCAGACTCGTATAATAGTAAGCCTTGTCCTCACGAGCATAAAAGCGAACGAAATGATACTGAGACATCGACGCTGCGATAGCTGAGCGGTCCGAAGGAGGCGGGGGACGGTGGCGCCTGACGCCCGGGTCCGCGCGGGGCCTGCACAACCACCAGGAGCCGTGCCGCAGACGGAGCGGCACACACCGCACGCGCTTCCCGGGCATGCCTCCTGCCAGTCCTGTCGCACTTGCATGACACCTCCAGCTTTCTCCAAACCCTTATTATTACCACACTATTTGGAGCTTTTACTTATTTTGGACAAATACCTGTTTTTTGTTCTAgcacataattatttatcataaataattagttttctttttttcgccTTTATCACCAGTAGGTAGAAttagataatttatatttttctatcaTCCATTTCGAGCTGATCCGAGCTTCTGCGGTCAAATTTCGGCCTACAGCTCGGAGCGGCTCGCTCGTGTCTCGCGTGTCCCATCCTCgccacgccgcgcgccgcggccGCGTGCCTGAGGGGTACGCGATGCTTCGCAGCGTAAGTGATAGCGTTTTGTGTGTTTGGCATGTCTCCGGAGTCGGGTACACAATGAGAGACATTCGATACCATTGGAAAGACGGATTATCGAGCGTCGGTATGAGCAACGAGGTGCAACTGCCGCAGTTCCGAGTGCTCGGCCACCGGCAGCGCGCCACTGTTGTAACGCTCACGACAGGTAACGAATCGGAATGCCCGCTGTCCCAGCACTGTCCGCTCATCACTCCGCCACCGACCCCGTCTCCCTCAGCCCGTGTGCAGACGATCGATACCGCGACACTAGCACACACGCTAACACGACACAACAATCGCACGACGAGACGCGCGAAATCGAGCTCGCGCCTCCCCCGCTCTTACCCCGACCGAATGACGACTCGAGTCGCAAAACCCATTGCGATGGGCCTGGGGCAATTTCATTTATGTGTCGCTGCGCACAGTCGGCTACACCATGCGGGACATCCGATACAAGTGGAACGAGGGCCCCAACTCTGTGGGCGTGTCGAGCGAGGTGTCGCTGCCGCAGTTCAAGGTGCTCGGCCATCGCCAGCGAGCCATGGAGATCTCCCTTACCACAGGTACATGGGGTGCGGGGGATGTacctacaaaaagaaaagacACCACTTCGGTAAACACTGGACAGAAACAGCCACGAATCTTATCACGTCCTGCTTTTgtattattgcacaaaacacTGAGTGGTGTGATTATAGCAATGTcaataaatacttttgtttctttgtgACGTGGATCATTACGGATAATTTTTGTATAACTAACTGTTATGAGTGTCGTTGACAATTAATACATTAgatatataaatagtttatttgataATACAGTATTTTAATTTGTTAGATTCAAATCGTAATGTAAATATAGTGGCGCTTTATTTTCAAAGAGTTattaatgtatacatgtttttttttgcaaatactGCTTACAGGAAACTACTCAAGATTGGCATGTGAGATACAGTTTGTCCGCTCCATGGGATACTATCTCATTCAGATTTACATTCCGTCTGGTTTGATTGTAATCATATCATGGGTATCGTTCTGGTTGAATCGTAACGCTACCCCGGCTCGTGTAGCGCTGGGTGTCACCACTGTGTTGACGATGACTACTCTCATGTCATCTACTAATGCTGCCCTGCCTAAGATCTCCTATGTAAAGTCGATCGACGTCTACTTGGGCACCTGCTTCGTGATGGTTTTCGCCAGCTTATTAGGTAACACCTTTTAATTCATATGTATAGTGTAATGCATagcgatttttttattaattatttaagtacgcATCAGCGATTTGTACTAAAACATCATGCGAAGCGAATACGTAtatatattgtaaataatagtacgataattaatactaaaaaatatacTATGTGGTAAGTTCACGATCAAATCACAAGGACTTTCGATATGAATCGCATTCTCCTATCTTTTCAGAGTATGCAACAGTGGGATATATGGCTAAGAGGATACAAATGAGGAAACAAAGATTTGTAGCCATTCAAAAAATCGCGTCCGAAAAGAAACTGCCTCCAGTGGATTGCCCGCCAGTCGGAGATCCCCATACGCTTTCCAAGATGGGTACATTGGGTAGATGTCCACCCGGGAGGCCTTCGGTAAGCTGCTCGGTAATATTATTTGCTACTACTTTATTGCATTATTAAATGTTAATCCTTTCTTGGCTGCCGTTGCAAATTTTTCAATGTACATTTCAGGAAGTCCGCTTTAAAGTCCACGACCCTAAAGCACATTCGAAAGGTGGCACGTTAGAGAACACAATAAATGGCGGCAGGAGCGGCACAGAAGAAGAAAATCCTGGCCCTCCCCCGCACATTCTGCACCCTGGAAAGGTAAATACAGCATttccattttattttctaatttggATTAAGTTCTAGATATGCTTTGCGATTTAGAGCCGGTAGCGTTAAGATTACTGCTGTGCGATTAGTTTCTATTTCGAATTAAGATACCTTTATAAAATAACTTGTGTACCCACCTGTTATTTACAAAACACCTATGACACAAAATGATGAAACACCATTTTTTTTACAGCAAATTGAATTGTTATTGCGTATAAAACAGATTACCAAAACttaaattttcgatgtaatacTAAAAGTTATCTGATAATAGGTAGATTACGAATATGAACAATACCGGTATGTGATTTCCGGTAATCAATAAATCCCAATTGCAACGAATTTTACTAAGAATTAAAATAGTAACTTATTGTTTTCAATTTCCAGGATATCAGCAAACTGCTGGGCATGACACCGTCGGATATCGACAAGTACTCGCGCATCGTGTTCCCTGTGTGTTTCGTGTGCTTTAACCTCATGTACTGGATCATTTACCTACACGTGTCCGACGTCGTGGCTGACGATCTG
This genomic interval from Pectinophora gossypiella chromosome Z, ilPecGoss1.1, whole genome shotgun sequence contains the following:
- the LOC126380696 gene encoding gamma-aminobutyric acid receptor subunit beta-like isoform X8 yields the protein MSGARPRSAPLLLALAAAFLPQANHVAGAGGGGMFGDVNISAILDSFSISYDKRVRPNYGGPPVEVGVTMYVLSISSLSEVKMDFTLDFYFRQFWTDPRLAYKKRPGVETLSVGSEFIKNIWVPDTFFVNEKQSYFHIATTSNEFIRIHYSGSITRSIRLTITASCPMNLQYFPMDRQLCHIEIESFGYTMRDIRYHWKDGLSSVGMSNEVQLPQFRVLGHRQRATVVTLTTGNYSRLACEIQFVRSMGYYLIQIYIPSGLIVIISWVSFWLNRNATPARVALGVTTVLTMTTLMSSTNAALPKISYVKSIDVYLGTCFVMVFASLLEYATVGYMAKRIQMRKQRFVAIQKIASEKKLPPVDCPPVGDPHTLSKMGTLGRCPPGRPSEVRFKVHDPKAHSKGGTLENTINGGRSGTEEENPGPPPHILHPGKDISKLLGMTPSDIDKYSRIVFPVCFVCFNLMYWIIYLHVSDVVADDLVLLEEDK
- the LOC126380696 gene encoding gamma-aminobutyric acid receptor subunit beta-like isoform X3, which encodes MSGARPRSAPLLLALAAAFLPQANHVAGAGGGGMFGDVNISAILDSFSISYDKRVRPNYGGPPVEVGVTMYVLSISSVSEVLMDFTLDFYFRQFWTDPRLAYKKRPGVETLSVGSEFIKNIWVPDTFFVNEKQSYFHIATTSNEFIRIHYSGSITRSIRLTITASCPMNLQYFPMDRQLCHIEIESFGYTMRDIRYHWKDGLSSVGMSNEVQLPQFRVLGHRQRATVVTLTTGNYSRLACEIQFVRSMGYYLIQIYIPSGLIVIISWVSFWLNRNATPARVALGVTTVLTMTTLMSSTNAALPKISYVKSIDVYLGTCFVMVFASLLEYATVGYMAKRIQMRKQRFVAIQKIASEKKLPPVDCPPVGDPHTLSKMGTLGRCPPGRPSVSCSEVRFKVHDPKAHSKGGTLENTINGGRSGTEEENPGPPPHILHPGKDISKLLGMTPSDIDKYSRIVFPVCFVCFNLMYWIIYLHVSDVVADDLVLLEEDK
- the LOC126380696 gene encoding gamma-aminobutyric acid receptor subunit beta-like isoform X1 codes for the protein MSGARPRSAPLLLALAAAFLPQANHVAGAGGGGMFGDVNISAILDSFSISYDKRVRPNYGGPPVEVGVTMYVLSISSLSEVKMDFTLDFYFRQFWTDPRLAYKKRPGVETLSVGSEFIKNIWVPDTFFVNEKQSYFHIATTSNEFIRIHYSGSITRSIRLTITASCPMNLQYFPMDRQLCHIEIESFGYTMRDIRYKWNEGPNSVGVSSEVSLPQFKVLGHRQRAMEISLTTGNYSRLACEIQFVRSMGYYLIQIYIPSGLIVIISWVSFWLNRNATPARVALGVTTVLTMTTLMSSTNAALPKISYVKSIDVYLGTCFVMVFASLLEYATVGYMAKRIQMRKQRFVAIQKIASEKKLPPVDCPPVGDPHTLSKMGTLGRCPPGRPSVSCSEVRFKVHDPKAHSKGGTLENTINGGRSGTEEENPGPPPHILHPGKDISKLLGMTPSDIDKYSRIVFPVCFVCFNLMYWIIYLHVSDVVADDLVLLEEDK
- the LOC126380696 gene encoding gamma-aminobutyric acid receptor subunit beta-like isoform X2 — protein: MSGARPRSAPLLLALAAAFLPQANHVAGAGGGGMFGDVNISAILDSFSISYDKRVRPNYGGPPVEVGVTMYVLSISSVSEVLMDFTLDFYFRQFWTDPRLAYKKRPGVETLSVGSEFIKNIWVPDTFFVNEKQSYFHIATTSNEFIRIHYSGSITRSIRLTITASCPMNLQYFPMDRQLCHIEIESFGYTMRDIRYKWNEGPNSVGVSSEVSLPQFKVLGHRQRAMEISLTTGNYSRLACEIQFVRSMGYYLIQIYIPSGLIVIISWVSFWLNRNATPARVALGVTTVLTMTTLMSSTNAALPKISYVKSIDVYLGTCFVMVFASLLEYATVGYMAKRIQMRKQRFVAIQKIASEKKLPPVDCPPVGDPHTLSKMGTLGRCPPGRPSVSCSEVRFKVHDPKAHSKGGTLENTINGGRSGTEEENPGPPPHILHPGKDISKLLGMTPSDIDKYSRIVFPVCFVCFNLMYWIIYLHVSDVVADDLVLLEEDK
- the LOC126380696 gene encoding gamma-aminobutyric acid receptor subunit beta-like isoform X6: MSGARPRSAPLLLALAAAFLPQANHVAGAGGGGMFGDVNISAILDSFSISYDKRVRPNYGGPPVEVGVTMYVLSISSVSEVLMDFTLDFYFRQFWTDPRLAYKKRPGVETLSVGSEFIKNIWVPDTFFVNEKQSYFHIATTSNEFIRIHYSGSITRSIRLTITASCPMNLQYFPMDRQLCHIEIESFGYTMRDIRYKWNEGPNSVGVSSEVSLPQFKVLGHRQRAMEISLTTGNYSRLACEIQFVRSMGYYLIQIYIPSGLIVIISWVSFWLNRNATPARVALGVTTVLTMTTLMSSTNAALPKISYVKSIDVYLGTCFVMVFASLLEYATVGYMAKRIQMRKQRFVAIQKIASEKKLPPVDCPPVGDPHTLSKMGTLGRCPPGRPSEVRFKVHDPKAHSKGGTLENTINGGRSGTEEENPGPPPHILHPGKDISKLLGMTPSDIDKYSRIVFPVCFVCFNLMYWIIYLHVSDVVADDLVLLEEDK
- the LOC126380696 gene encoding gamma-aminobutyric acid receptor subunit beta-like isoform X5, whose protein sequence is MSGARPRSAPLLLALAAAFLPQANHVAGAGGGGMFGDVNISAILDSFSISYDKRVRPNYGGPPVEVGVTMYVLSISSLSEVKMDFTLDFYFRQFWTDPRLAYKKRPGVETLSVGSEFIKNIWVPDTFFVNEKQSYFHIATTSNEFIRIHYSGSITRSIRLTITASCPMNLQYFPMDRQLCHIEIESFGYTMRDIRYKWNEGPNSVGVSSEVSLPQFKVLGHRQRAMEISLTTGNYSRLACEIQFVRSMGYYLIQIYIPSGLIVIISWVSFWLNRNATPARVALGVTTVLTMTTLMSSTNAALPKISYVKSIDVYLGTCFVMVFASLLEYATVGYMAKRIQMRKQRFVAIQKIASEKKLPPVDCPPVGDPHTLSKMGTLGRCPPGRPSEVRFKVHDPKAHSKGGTLENTINGGRSGTEEENPGPPPHILHPGKDISKLLGMTPSDIDKYSRIVFPVCFVCFNLMYWIIYLHVSDVVADDLVLLEEDK
- the LOC126380696 gene encoding gamma-aminobutyric acid receptor subunit beta-like isoform X4, whose protein sequence is MSGARPRSAPLLLALAAAFLPQANHVAGAGGGGMFGDVNISAILDSFSISYDKRVRPNYGGPPVEVGVTMYVLSISSLSEVKMDFTLDFYFRQFWTDPRLAYKKRPGVETLSVGSEFIKNIWVPDTFFVNEKQSYFHIATTSNEFIRIHYSGSITRSIRLTITASCPMNLQYFPMDRQLCHIEIESFGYTMRDIRYHWKDGLSSVGMSNEVQLPQFRVLGHRQRATVVTLTTGNYSRLACEIQFVRSMGYYLIQIYIPSGLIVIISWVSFWLNRNATPARVALGVTTVLTMTTLMSSTNAALPKISYVKSIDVYLGTCFVMVFASLLEYATVGYMAKRIQMRKQRFVAIQKIASEKKLPPVDCPPVGDPHTLSKMGTLGRCPPGRPSVSCSEVRFKVHDPKAHSKGGTLENTINGGRSGTEEENPGPPPHILHPGKDISKLLGMTPSDIDKYSRIVFPVCFVCFNLMYWIIYLHVSDVVADDLVLLEEDK
- the LOC126380696 gene encoding gamma-aminobutyric acid receptor subunit beta-like isoform X7, producing MSGARPRSAPLLLALAAAFLPQANHVAGAGGGGMFGDVNISAILDSFSISYDKRVRPNYGGPPVEVGVTMYVLSISSVSEVLMDFTLDFYFRQFWTDPRLAYKKRPGVETLSVGSEFIKNIWVPDTFFVNEKQSYFHIATTSNEFIRIHYSGSITRSIRLTITASCPMNLQYFPMDRQLCHIEIESFGYTMRDIRYHWKDGLSSVGMSNEVQLPQFRVLGHRQRATVVTLTTGNYSRLACEIQFVRSMGYYLIQIYIPSGLIVIISWVSFWLNRNATPARVALGVTTVLTMTTLMSSTNAALPKISYVKSIDVYLGTCFVMVFASLLEYATVGYMAKRIQMRKQRFVAIQKIASEKKLPPVDCPPVGDPHTLSKMGTLGRCPPGRPSEVRFKVHDPKAHSKGGTLENTINGGRSGTEEENPGPPPHILHPGKDISKLLGMTPSDIDKYSRIVFPVCFVCFNLMYWIIYLHVSDVVADDLVLLEEDK